One window of the Leishmania infantum JPCM5 genome chromosome 28 genome contains the following:
- a CDS encoding putative membrane-bound acid phosphatase, producing the protein MPAVVRSLLPHSMRQMCVLVTVTALLAVAHLPTPSRGSVEWVLQQVQVLHRHGSRSAVPTHNTTAICGSTPCGFLNPEGEMMMRNVGSFLRTRYNTDATVVDEPFLPSSDYDLTLVESHSTDVQRTLQSAHMFLAGMFPNESRLIPAIHTVPISQDTILYTFSQPWVALYITYAGAAQSARMNPTIDRYFPDWTELRDLGAAVWSEGYCSNFTTRLGCVLMVYDIATAKLAVGELPAAVAARYDDLHEIIAESYRGLWYYDPSNSFSVQQGGRGQPFLKQVVRNIDDFVAGRNTYKVMHYSGHDISLGAVWGTLGDKGVHAMQPPYAQTLVLELVKSASSGEHGVRVLRGWPGQTPETGFTFSWDTTWQLQCQRSNGTNYAATDNLCPLEDFRRYVAWTVGTDPRGMCLLDEETSALLDCPTAEEEQTVSVALPESCLLYRSACPAYACAPGYVLSAPGSQCKCTSASCLDLGSHGSNNLVNLTVKMSGVSGGAVAGISIATFCVGALFAVAVSLIVLALMSRSGGSAHRFGLRDKSVVHDEPLRPEL; encoded by the coding sequence ATGCCCGCTGTGGTGCGCTCGCTTCTCCCGCACAGCATGCGCCAGATGTGCGTGCTGGTGACCGTTACAGCGCTGCTGGCTGTTGCGCACctgcccaccccctcacGCGGCAGCGTGGAGTGGGTAttgcagcaggtgcaggtgctgcaccgccacggctcGCGCTCGGCGGTACCAACCCACAACACAACGGCCATCTGCGGCTCGACGCCGTGCGGGTTCCTGAACCCGGAGGGTGAGATGATGATGCGGAACGTGGGCAGCTTCCTGCGCACACGCTACAACACGGACGCGACCGTTGTGGATGAGCCGTTTCTGCCGTCATCGGACTACGATCTCACCCTTGTGGAGTCGCACTCCACGGATGTGCAACGCACGCTGCAGAGTGCACATATGTTCCTTGCTGGGATGTTCCCGAACGAGAGCCGGCTGATCCCCGCCATCCACACTGTGCCAATATCTCAGGACACGATTCTATACACTTTCTCGCAGCCTTGGGTTGCGCTGTATATCACGTACGCAGGCGCCGCTCAGTCGGCGCGCATGAACCCCACGATTGACCGCTACTTTCCCGACTGGACGGAGCTCAGGGATCTCGGTGCGGCGGTGTGGAGTGAGGGCTACTGCTCCAACTTCACGACACGCCTGGGCTGTGTCCTTATGGTGTATGATATCGCCACTGCGAAGCTCGCTGTGGGCGAGTTGCCagccgctgttgccgcccGGTACGACGACCTGCATGAGATTATCGCAGAGAGTTACCGCGGGTTGTGGTACTACGACCCCAGCAACTCCTTCTCTGTGCAGCAGGGCGGGCGCGGGCAGCCGTTCCTGAAGCAGGTGGTGAGGAACATCGATGACTTTGTTGCTGGCCGCAACACATACAAGGTGATGCATTACAGCGGCCACGACATTTCTCTGGGGGCCGTGTGGGGCACACTGGGCGACAAAGGTGTGCACGCGATGCAGCCTCCCTACGCGCAGACGCTGGTGCTTGAGCTTGTGAAGAGCGCGAGCAGTGGCGAGcatggcgtgcgtgtgctgcgtggGTGGCCTGGCCAGACCCCTGAGACTGGGTTCACTTTCTCCTGGGACACAAcgtggcagctgcagtgccaGCGCAGCAACGGGACGAACTACGCTGCGACGGACAACCTGTGCCCACTGGAGGACTTCCGGCGCTATGTTGCGTGGACGGTGGGAACAGACCCGCGCGGGATGTGTCTGCTGGACGAGGAGACGTCTGCTCTGCTGGACTGCCCGacggccgaggaggagcagaccGTTTCCGTGGCGCTGCCCGAGTCATGCTTGCTGTACCGCTCGGCGTGCCCcgcgtatgcgtgcgcgcccgGCTACGTTCTATCCGCGCCGGGGTCGCAGTGCAAGTGCACGTCTGCTTCGTGCCTGGACTTGGGCAGCCACGGGAGCAATAACCTCGTGAATTTGACGGTGAAGATGTCCGGAGTCTCTGGAGGCGCTGTTGCCGGCATCTCCATCGCGACGTTCTGCGTAGGTGCACTTTTTGCCGTTGCGGTGTCGCTGATTGTGCTGGCGCTGAtgagccgcagcggtggctcTGCGCACCGCTTTGGGCTCCGCGATAAGTCCGTGGTACACGACGAGCCACTTCGTCCGGAGCTGTAG
- a CDS encoding putative coatomer gamma subunit, translated as MVDAVSRYDDDEEDDALPFEGLDKASALQECRVFNKIPLDEEGSIRAMTQVLYLLSIGVRLTEAEATDIFFMSTKLMQSNYAKLRRLQYILMKELSPLVEQSFIASNALMTDIKKKGDSDKSSAIRALYAIMDSSMYNSMDRTIVECMTSRNPSVVTAALVTGIHMSNTLPEMPRKWATQLNEVMRERSKAQYPAVALLHKIRNNDRLSVDRLIEDAQAGRVRSSLAVCLVIKMCTELMQDDFTSSLEIYKFVTSMLHRSDMIAFEAAKSIASLRNVSDKELTPVVTMLQLYLSSQNQVLRFAAVYLIGRISTTHPAAVAPINAEIEALALDPNRVIATLAITSLLKTGTESTIGRMLTQLSSGSYMSELGDQLKLTIVDAMRVLNAKFPSKYETLLAFLFRALSDEGSSALKQSVVDAMLDISKSNPSSKEAVLTHLAEFIDDCEFSQITKRVLMHLGEGVPHCSNPRHFVRYVYNHATLEKPEVRAVAVTTLAKIAASVPSLRRSIVALLKRSCSDGDDEVRDRAVLYTKLFLQNDDTLVRTYVESVAAAVQHQRHALREANKKTSADGVLGGSTSADTMAAIAAAPNHMDASGMPAPMPAILQGRDALHHVKQLRELGEPARSTEPVLITEADNEYVVSVMKHVYPEHVVLQFKVKNMMDNMLFKNVVVVTNTEELEAEPLYAIPIESIRPGETQYGYVVLQYAPGKFPSGTVEPMFRFAMAESEDEDAGDHDEYPMEGFDVDVSDFVTPIDLGDGMEDKWAEQEGNETAGTFALHSMKNLTEAAQQLADFFGMYIEGGVPEKITTTSHVLKMSGVLADEDRTLVLVQAKVFIATDNRVALHLALRGGSADIREYLANVLLG; from the coding sequence ATGGTGGACGCAGTCTCTCGCtacgacgatgacgaggaggacgacgctCTGCCCTTCGAGGGCCTCGACaaggcgtcggcgctgcaggagtgcCGCGTCTTCAACAAGatcccgctggacgaggaggggtCCATCCGGGCCATGACGCAGGTGCTGTACCTCTTGTCTATTGGCGTGCGGCTGACCGAGGCCGAGGCGACGGACATCTTCTTTATGTCCACGAAACTCATGCAGTCGAACTACGCCAAGCTGCGGCGTCTGCAGTATATCCTGATGAAGGAACTCAGCCCCCTTGTGGAGCAGAGCTTCATCGCGTCGAACGCGCTCATGACGGATATTAAAAAGAAGGGCGACTCTGACaagagcagcgccatccGCGCGCTATACGCCATCATGGACAGCAGCATGTACAACTCCATGGATCGCACCATCGTGGAGTGCATGACGTCGCGCAACCCAAGCGTGGTGACAGCGGCACTAGTGACGGGCATCCACATGTCCAACACCCTGCCGGAGATGCCGCGCAAGTGGGCGACGCAGTTGAACGAGGTGATGCGCGAGCGCTCCAAGGCGCAGTACCCggccgtcgcgctgctgcacaagaTACGCAACAACGACCGACTCTCCGTGGATCGGCTCATTGAGGATGCACAGGCCGGCCGCGTCCGCTCATCGCTCGCCGTCTGCCTCGTCATCAAGATGTGCACGGAGCTGATGCAGGACGACTTCACCAGCTCCCTTGAAATTTACAAGTTTGTCACCTCgatgctgcaccgcagcgacaTGATCGCCTTTGAAGCCGCCAAGTCGATTGCCTCCTTGCGCAACGTGTCCGACAAGGAGCTGACGCCGGTTGTGACGATGCTCCAGCTGTACCTGAGCTCGCAGAATCAGGTGCTCCGATTTGCCGCCGTATACTTGATCGGCCGCATCTCGACCACCCAcccggccgccgtcgcgccgaTCAACGCGGAGAtcgaggcgctcgcgctggATCCGAACCGCGTCATCGCCACGCTTGCCATCACGTCCTTGCTGAAGACGGGGACGGAGAGTACCATTGGGCGAATGCTGACCCAGCTGTCCTCGGGCAGCTACATGAGTGAGCTCGGTGACCAGTTGAAGCTGACGATCGTGGACGCCATGCGTGTGCTGAACGCGAAGTTCCCGAGCAAGTATGAGACTCTCCTAgccttcctcttccgcgCCCTCAGCGAtgagggcagcagcgcgctgaAGCAAAGCGTGGTGGACGCGATGCTCGACATCTCCAAGTCCAACCCCAGCTCCAAGGAGGCTGTGCTCACACACCTGGCCGAGTTCATCGACGACTGCGAGTTCTCGCAGATCACGAAGCGGGTCTTGATGCACCTCGGCGAGGGTGTCCCGCACTGCTCCAACCCGCGCCACTTCGTGCGCTACGTGTACAACCACGCGACGCTGGAGAAGCCTGAAGTCCGCGCTGTCGCCGTGACGACACTGGCGAAGATCGCGGCGAGCGTGCCATCTCTGCGCCGTTCCATCGTGGCGCTTCTGaagcgctcctgcagcgacggcgacgacgaggtcCGCGACCGCGCCGTGCTGTACACGAAGCTGTTTCTGCAGAATGACGATACGCTTGTACGCACGTACGTGGAAAgtgtcgcggcggcagtgcagcaTCAACGGCACGCGCTGCGTGAAGCGAACAAGAAGACGTCGGCGGACGGCGTTCTTGGCGGCTCCACTTCGGCGGATACCATGGCGGCcatcgcagccgcaccaAACCACATGGATGCCTCCGGAATGCCGGCTCCAATGCCGGCCATCCTTCAGGGTCGTGATGCCTTGCACCACGTCAAGCAGCTTCGGGAACTGGGGGAGCCGGCGAGGAGCACGGAGCCGGTTCTCATTACGGAGGCTGACAACGAGTACGTTGTGTCTGTCATGAAGCATGTGTACCCGGAGCACGTGGTTTTGCAGTTCAAGGTGAAGAACATGATGGACAACATGCTGTTCAAGAACGTGGTTGTGGTCACAAACacagaggagctggaggcggagccgcTCTATGCCATTCCCATCGAGAGCATCCGCCCAGGGGAGACCCAGTACGGGTACGTGGTGCTGCAGTATGCACCGGGCAAGTTTCCGAGCGGCACGGTGGAGCCGATGTTCCGCTTCGCCATGGCCGagagcgaggacgaggacgccggaGATCATGACGAGTACCCGATGGAGGGCTTTGACGTGGACGTGAGCGATTTTGTGACGCCGATAGACTTGGGCGACGGCATGGAGGACAAGTGGGCAGAGCAGGAGGGCAATGAGACGGCTGGCACTTTTGCGCTGCACTCGATGAAGAACCTGacggaggcagcgcagcagctggctgACTTCTTTGGGATGTACATCGAGGGCGGCGTGCCTGAGAAGATCACCACAACATCGCACGTGCTTAAGATGTCTGGTGTGCTGGCGGACGAGGACCGCACATTGGTGCTAGTACAGGCGAAGGTGTTCATTGCAACTGACAACCGCGTAGCACTGCACCTGGCACTGCGCGGCGGGTCGGCAGATATTCGCGAGTACTTGGCGAACGTTCTCCTGGGGTAA
- a CDS encoding putative protein phosphatase 4 catalytic subunit: MSSDLNQQLEAMYEGKLLTEEQVVQLCSRCKDLMLEEGNIETIYAPVTLCGDIHGQFYDLLELFSKGGRVPETSYVFMGDYVDRGYHSVETLLLLLLLKARYPDRITLLRGNHESRQITQVYGFYDECYRKYGCANVWRLCTELFDYMPLGAVVEEDIFCVHGGLSPQIGTLDEVRVLDRKQEVPHEGPMSDLLWSDPEDIEGWSVSQRGAGFVFGGDVAKNFNHRNGLSLIARAHQLVLEGYKSMFDSNCCTVWSAPNYCYRCGNVASILEVGEHSKTDRNVVYFTAATADVRGHLAKQPPPEYFL; encoded by the coding sequence ATGTCGAGCGATTTGAATCAGCAACTGGAGGCGATGTACGAGGGGAAGCTGCTcacggaggagcaggtggTACAGCTGTGTAGTCGTTGCAAGGACCTCATGTTGGAGGAGGGCAACATAGAGACCATCTACGCCCCCGTCACGCTCTGCGGTGACATTCATGGCCAGTTCTACGACTTGTTGGAGCTCTTCAGCAAGGGCGGGCGAGTGCCGGAGACGTCGTATGTTTTCATGGGCGACTACGTCGACCGTGGCTACCACAGTGTGGAgacgctgctcctgctgctgctgctgaaggcgcGCTACCCCGATCGCATAACACTGTTGCGTGGTAATCACGAGTCGCGCCAGATCACGCAGGTGTATGGCTTCTACGACGAGTGCTACCGCAAGTACGGCTGCGCGAACGTGTGGCGGCTGTGCACGGAGCTGTTTGACTACATGCCACTCGGCGCAGTAGTGGAGGAGGACATCTTCTGTGTGCACGGCGGCCTCAGTCCGCAGATTGGCACGCTCGATGAAGTGCGTGTGCTGGACCGCAAGCAGGAGGTACCACACGAGGGCCCCATGAGCGACTTGCTTTGGTCAGACCCAGAGGACATAGAGGGGTGGAGCGTAAGCCAGCGCGGCGCGGGTTTTGTCTTTGGTGGCGATGTCGCCAAGAACTTCAATCACCGAAACGGTCTCAGTCTCATTGCACGTGCGCACCAGCTGGTGCTGGAGGGGTACAAGTCGATGTTTGATAGCAACTGCTGCACGGTGTGGTCAGCCCCAAACTACTGCTACCGGTGTGGTAATGTCGCCTCTATCCTCGAGGTGGGCGAGCACTCCAAGACGGATCGAAACGTCGTGTATTtcaccgcagccaccgctgaTGTGCGCGGCCATCTCGCGAAGCAGCCCCCACCCGAGTACTTCCTGTGA
- a CDS encoding cytochrome oxidase assembly protein-like protein yields MRRFTARYAVSAAAFTSARRLPLRFGMYWAQRCPSRFAATKFHLSAADETVAAAKPWVAPPHNRSVAHWLYISAACVGAVVWLGGVTRLTESGLSLVEWKPISGVRPPLTDEEWDKEFRHYQEFPEFKQKPNMTLKEFQFIFFWEWAHRVLARSLGLVFGGPLLYYAGRGYFKGNGKFLAGLVGIMGLGAAQGLMGWYMVTSGLDNKLLEERRKATVSAYRLAAHLILAFTIYSFMLRMGYGLKLPAMAPFPRMAKVQLWLRMSFAMMFVTAISGAFVAGLDAGLLYNDDFPWMAGGVFPPADHLFALEPTWRNFFENHSMVQTTHRVMAGVTFLTITGLNVAASRRRGFIPPPVFRNLMLVNTALLFQVSLGMWTVMSTVYVPVAVSHQMGALVLLTTLIRLCAVVGSRGVVLA; encoded by the coding sequence ATGCGACGCTTCACTGCCCGCtacgccgtcagcgccgcggcaTTCACCTCGGCTCGTCGGTTGCCATTGCGGTTCGGCATGTACTGGGCACAGCGGTGCCCCTCGCGCTTCGCTGCAACCAAGTTCCATCTCTCCGCTGCGGACGAGacggtcgctgccgccaagcCCTGGGTAGCACCACCGCATAACCGGTCCGTTGCCCACTGGCTGTACATCAGCGCCGCATGCGTGGGTGCCGTTGTCTGGTTGGGCGGGGTGACGCGCCTGACGGAGAGTGGGCTGTCCTTGGTGGAGTGGAAGCCGATTAGCGGCGTGCGCCCGCCGCTGACGGACGAGGAGTGGGACAAGGAGTTCCGCCACTACCAAGAGTTTCCCGAGTTCAAGCAGAAGCCGAACATGACGCTGAAGGAGTTTCAGTTCATTTTCTTCTGGGAGTGGGCACACCGCGTGCTCGCGCGCAGCCTCGGCCTCGTCTTTGGCGGCCCGCTGCTCTACTACGCCGGCCGCGGCTACTTCAAGGGCAACGGCAAGTTCCTGGCTGGCCTCGTCGGCATCATGGGCCTGGGTGCTGCCCAGGGGCTCATGGGGTGGTACATGGTCACAAGCGGGCTGGACAACAAGCTGCTCGAGGAGCGCAGGAAGGCGACCGTGTCCGCCtaccgcctcgccgcccacCTCATTCTCGCCTTCACCATCTATTCCTTCATGCTGCGCATGGGCTACGGGCTGAAGCTACCGGCCATGGCACCCTTCCCTCGCATGGCCAAGGTGCAGCTGTGGCTGCGGATGTCCTTTGCCATGATGTTTGTGACGGCCATCTCAGGCGCCTTTGTGGCTGGACTCGATGCGGGGCTCCTGTACAACGACGATTTTCCCTGGATGGCTGGCGGCGTCTTCCCGCCGGCTGACCATCTCTTTGCCCTTGAGCCGACGTGGCGCAACTTCTTTGAGAACCACTCGATGGTGCAGACGACCCACCGCGTCATGGCCGGCGTGACCTTTCTGACGATCACGGGACTGAACGtggctgcgtcgcggcggcgcggcttcATTCCGCCGCCTGTCTTCCGCAACCTCATGCTTGTGAACACGGCTCTGCTGTTCCAGGTCAGTCTTGGCATGTGGACGGTGATGTCGACGGTGTACGTCCCCGTCGCCGTGTCTCACCAGATGGGTGCGCTGGTACTTCTCACCACTCTGATTCGCTTGTGTGCAGTGGTGGGCAGTCGTGGCGTCGTGCTCGCCTAG
- a CDS encoding putative molybdenum cofactor biosynthesis protein, whose translation MLHRCLLQLVKAKGSTPRRHVLRRPLRRSGSSGSGAAGSARRSSAQAKASGLSGSSSAGSGKGGGGGRGPHRGSSTSTDAKVAAAAEADKGGAALPLATDGGFNGASSDTTASSSASARRPLYRLATAVATVVVPPTTNVYLQGMKHLLTPATPPPSAAFGGGGPAMPSVSIVEEYYTSKKGPLFATAVVAGTNAVKQVSSLVPFCYPTPIQRCSFTFRRRQVLQPPRPAQMPHRVVLRRRTSEPGPQQSRPEYSVLYCFCTVATENKGGVEMEALTGAMMASVTLYDMLKGLPGAQEDGLSLGEAFVLAKRGGRNDFTKLLMSEPERPLVESGLCSGGAEMHALPPISGAVNGGGVQLPTGATHASPSAATGTDTSRATTLDANGHASANAEQARVEGQGASEEVAEEKDHHSAAKRVIRRPAPAAATAHDVVDGSAAPGDADAWWRSSKHEKRLQELYPRRKYGDNARLVPPSPTPMTPVSPVTRARTRTGPSASSDSGAEVAAAPAAVLAARPKLASRASMIRDGQASAAGKGPAATAALPKAARRPEPTGIIDEADEADEEDDVVEHRRSLNRSRLAKKSARAAASAVEADDEDDDKLEAAAAEEEEADEEATTTTATAVDEADEEEGTAMTAAAKKRRRSTAVTAAPKSHATTIAAKSSFSGKRTQTGHKGYLAAVDDEAATAEEDEDVAEDDEGADEEARMPVKGGAAAATRKTHAHGGVTGRRTGKGAIELPSRTFGASGRKQRAGRVTPRKGRASAEPDDYHDDGDMSALEEREDGIEEGDTAAGGEDDNAVSAAVERRRGKAAVKQIRPAAPKKGGAMRPVRHDSWDVGFSRRSRHDTGDGDERHEDAVEDEEAAETIDEDGEEDEVEDVAPPPPRKKLKKPLKRAALKRR comes from the coding sequence ATGCTCCATCGCTGCCTGCTGCAACTGGTTAAGGCGAAGGGCTCGACACCGCGCCGAcacgtgctgcggcgtccgctgcgcaggtctggcagcagcggaagcggcgctgcaggctccgctcgtcgcagcagcgcacaagcCAAGGCTTCCGGGCTCTCTGGCTCATCGTccgctggcagcggcaaaggcggcggtggcgggcggGGCCCACacaggggcagcagcacctccaccgacGCTAAAgtagcggccgccgcagaagccgacaagggcggcgctgccttgCCTCTGGCCACAGATGGTGGATTCAACGGCGCATCTTCGGACACCACTGCCTcatcctccgcctccgctcgccgccctctctATCGCCTCGCCACAGCTGTTGCCACTGTTGTCGTGCCTCCCACCACCAATGTGTACCTGCAAGGCATGAAGCACCTCTTGACTCCTgccacaccgccaccgtccGCCGCTTTCGGCGGGGGCGGGCCGGCGATGCCGTCTGTCTCCATCGTGGAGGAGTACTACACTAGCAAGAAGGGTCCCTTgttcgccaccgccgtggtGGCCGGCACCAACGCCGTTAAGCAGGTGAGCTCGCTCGTCCCCTTTTGCTATCCGACGCCGATCCAGCGCTGCTCTTTCACCTTCCGTCGTCGCCAGGTTCTCCAACCGCCGCGACCGGCGCAGATGCCACATCgggtggtgctgcgtcgccgaaCCTCGGAGCCGGGCCCGCAGCAGAGCCGGCCCGAATACAGCGTCCTCTACTGCTtctgcaccgtcgccacgGAGAACAAAGGAGGGGTGGAGATGGAGGCACTGACGGGGGCTATGATGGCCAGCGTCACCCTCTACGACATGTTGAAGGGCCTGCCAGGAGCACAGGAGGATGGCTTGAGCCTGGGGGAGGCCTTCGTACTTGCCAAGCGTGGCGGCCGCAATGACTTCACCAAGCTGCTGATGTCCGAGCCTGAGCGCCCGCTCGTGGAGAGTGGTCTGTGCTCTGGAGGAGCGGAAATGCACGCCCTCCCGCCGATCAGCGGCGCTGTGAATGGGGGTGGCGTACAGCTACCTACAggcgccacgcacgcatcgcCGTCTGCCGCGACTGGTACCGACACTTCGAGGGCAACAACGCTGGACGCCAATGGACATGCCTCGGCAAATGCGGAGCAAGCGCGAGTGGAGGGCCAGGGGGCGTCTGAAGAGGTGGCTGAAGAGAAGGACCACCACTCGGCAGCGAAGCGTGTGATACGCCGCCCAGCGCCTGCGGCAGCAACCGCTCATGATGTCGTCGATGGCTCTGCTGCCCCTGGCGATGCTGACGCGTGGTGGCGCTCCTCAAAGCATGAGAAGAGGTTGCAAGAGCTCTACCCGCGTCGCAAGTACGGTGACAATGCACGCCTCGTTCCACCGAGCCCCACGCCAATGACCCCAGTCAGCCCTGTAACgagggcacgcacgcgcacgggcCCTTCGGCGTCCTCAGACAGCGGCGCTGAggtggctgcggcacctgctgctgttttgGCTGCGCGGCCGAAGCTGGCGTCCAGGGCGAGTATGATCCGCGATGGACAAGCCTCCGCAGCAGGCAAGGGGCCAGCCGCAacggccgcgctgcccaAAGCCGCTCGCAGGCCTGAGCCTACAGGCATCATCGATGAGGCAGATGaggccgacgaggaggacgacgtgGTAGAGCACCGCCGGTCACTGAATCGTAGCCGGCTGGCCAAGAAGTCTGCACGGGCAGCTGCCTCCGCAGTCGAGGCCGACGATGAGGACGATGATAAGCTGgaagccgcagctgcagaggaggaggaggctgacgAAGAGGCGACGACGACTACAGCCACTGCAGTCGATGAGGCcgacgaagaggaagggaccgcgatgacggcagccgccaaaaagcgcaggcgcagcacggcggtCACGGCGGCGCCCAAGAGCCATGCCACCACTATCGCCGCCAAGTCGTCGTTCTCTGGAAAACGCACCCAGACAGGGCACAAGGGCTACCTCGCAGCGGTGGACGATGAGGCTGCAACCGctgaagaggacgaggacgtcgCAGAGGACGACGAAGGtgcggacgaggaggcgcgcatgCCGGTCAagggcggtgcagcggcagctacACGCAAAACACATGCCCACGGCGGCGTGACAGGAAGGCGGACGGGCAAGGGCGCTATCGAGCTCCCTTCACGCACCTTTGGAGCCAGCGGCCGCAAGCAGCGCGCGGGGCGCGTTACACCTAGAAAAGGTCGAGCGTCAGCAGAGCCGGACGACTATCATGACGACGGGGACATGAGCGCCCttgaggagagagaagacggcATCGAGGAGGGCGACACTGCAGCAGGGGGCGAGGACGACAATGCCGTATCTGCTGCTGTTGAAAGGCGGCGTGGCAAAGCAGCAGTGAAGCAGATCCGCCCAGCCGCGCCGAAGAAGGGCGGAGCCATGCGGCCTGTCCGGCACGACTCCTGGGATGTGGGTTTCAGTCGGCGGAGCCGCCACgacaccggcgacggcgacgaaaGGCACGAAGACGCAgtggaggatgaggaggcggcagagacTATCGATGAGGacggcgaagaggacgaggtggaggacgtggcaccaccgccgccgcgcaagAAACTGAAGAAGCCGCTGAAGCGTGCAGCACTGAAGAGGCGGTAG